A single Trypanosoma brucei gambiense DAL972 chromosome 9, complete sequence DNA region contains:
- a CDS encoding rhomboid-like protein, which translates to MLRYSPMHLIKTLRGPRVTGAPARFLRDNGVSLVGPARSTFLMMYRMQGNQNVRMGAGAYKDSCRTFCSSAVLRDPKKPSGQLVGTHQVQQRNEGDKGGDEEQKQEDPLGGNAGAGYLPFPPPFHTINVVMLLFLANVITYFLMNFSGSDDLRDFIVEHFTLSHENAGRIYPFFTNALYQENLLQLLIDCWLLWEFGKTMLGFLGNARMTFFASLCTLGGGLIHVARQNFELYYGMDPLEVRGRCYGPNPFILGLVGVEGIIFRHLNFIQQPPVPFLVLTAFVMVIDVWRIFTTKPEEHGAATGGALVAYVFWALPTRMLGLDKLTAAL; encoded by the coding sequence ATGTTACGGTACTCGCCGATGCATTTAATTAAAACATTGAGGGGCCCTCGAGTGACAGGTGCTCCAGCCCGATTCCTCCGCGACAACGGCGTTTCACTCGTGGGACCGGCGAGGTCCACATTTTTGATGATGTACCGCATGCAAGGGAATCAAAACGTACGTATGGGCGCGGGTGCTTACAAGGATTCGTGTCGAACTTTTTGTAGCAGTGCTGTACTGCGAGATCCGAAAAAACCTTCCGGTCAACTCGTTGGGACCCACCAGGTTCAGCAGCGGAACGAAGGGGATAAAGGTGGCGATGAAGAGCAGAAGCAAGAGGATCCGCTTGGTGGTAACGCCGGCGCCGGTTACTTACCATTCCCTCCTCCATTCCACACGATCAATGTTGTGATGCTGCTTTTTCTCGCCAACGTCATCACGTACTTCCTGATGAACTTTTCTGGGAGTGATGATCTGCGAGACTTTATAGTCGAACATTTCACGCTGTCACATGAAAATGCGGGGAGAATATATCCATTTTTCACCAATGCCCTCTACCAAGAGAATCTTCTGCAGCTTTTGATTGACTGCTGGCTCCTCTGGGAGTTTGGAAAAACGATGCTAGGGTTTCTCGGCAATGCTCGAATGACTTTCTTTGCGTCCCTTTGTACACTTGGTGGTGGTCTTATTCATGTTGCACGCCAAAACTTTGAGTTGTATTATGGAATGGATCCTCTGGAGGTACGTGGTCGATGTTATGGCCCCAATCCGTTTATTCTCGGTCTTGTGGGTGTTGAGGGCATCATTTTCAGGCACCTTAACTTTATTCAACAGCCGCCCGTTCCTTTCCTAGTTCTCACTGCTTTTGTGATGGTTATTGACGTGTGGCGCATTTTCACCACGAAGCCAGAGGAACATGGAGCGGCAACTGGTGGTGCTTTAGTCGCGTACGTCTTTTGGGCCCTTCCAACCCGAATGCTCGGCCTTGACAAACTTACAGCAGCATTGTAA